Proteins encoded by one window of Anaerosporomusa subterranea:
- the nifK gene encoding nitrogenase molybdenum-iron protein subunit beta: MLDCTPKEITERNSGGIINPAKTCQPIGAMYAALGIHKCLPHSHGSQGCCSYHRMHLTRHFRDPVMASTSCFTEGSSVFGGGANLKASIQNVFHIYKPDVMAIHTTCLTETIGDDVSSIIKTADVAEGKLVIHANTPSYVGSHITGFSNMTKAMVSYLAESTSPIKKEQINIIPGFVNPGDMREIKRIVKSMDIEYILFPDTSGVVDTPMTGEFQMYPEGGTTVEQLKDTGNSKVSLALGRFASSDPADLLNKKCKVPVVTLKTPIGIKATDALLMTLRTAFAHEIPKELEVERGQLVDIMTDTHFHFHGKTVAIFGDPDIVTGLTEFVLSLGMIPIHVLTGTPGGSSNSVAGSFEDDINAMLKPTGIQANVKSAGDLFTLHQWMKNQPVDLLIGNTYGKYIARAEDVPFVRVGFPILDRSVHSYLPIVGYHGAMRLVEMISNALLDRQDRDAADEDFELVM; this comes from the coding sequence ATGTTGGATTGTACACCAAAAGAAATTACAGAACGTAATAGCGGCGGCATCATTAACCCGGCAAAGACTTGTCAGCCAATTGGGGCTATGTATGCTGCTCTCGGTATTCATAAGTGTTTGCCACACAGTCATGGTTCACAAGGCTGCTGCTCATACCATCGTATGCATTTAACTCGTCATTTCCGCGATCCGGTCATGGCGTCAACGAGTTGCTTTACAGAAGGGTCATCGGTCTTTGGTGGCGGTGCTAACTTAAAAGCATCTATACAAAACGTTTTTCACATCTACAAGCCGGATGTGATGGCCATACACACTACTTGTTTAACGGAAACAATTGGCGACGATGTTTCAAGTATTATTAAAACCGCTGATGTTGCGGAGGGTAAGCTTGTCATTCATGCGAATACGCCAAGTTATGTAGGCTCACACATTACCGGCTTCTCCAACATGACAAAAGCCATGGTTAGTTATTTAGCAGAAAGTACGTCGCCAATTAAAAAAGAACAAATTAATATTATTCCAGGCTTCGTGAATCCTGGTGATATGCGAGAAATTAAACGTATTGTGAAGAGTATGGATATTGAGTATATACTGTTTCCTGATACATCAGGGGTCGTTGATACACCAATGACAGGAGAATTTCAGATGTACCCTGAGGGCGGTACAACGGTTGAACAATTGAAAGATACCGGCAATTCAAAAGTTAGCCTGGCTCTTGGCCGGTTTGCGTCGAGTGATCCTGCCGATCTGCTCAATAAAAAATGTAAAGTTCCAGTAGTAACATTGAAAACACCCATCGGAATTAAAGCAACAGATGCTTTATTGATGACATTACGCACAGCTTTTGCGCATGAGATACCAAAAGAATTGGAAGTAGAACGCGGCCAGTTAGTTGATATTATGACAGATACGCATTTCCATTTTCATGGGAAGACAGTAGCCATTTTTGGTGATCCTGATATCGTTACAGGGTTAACTGAATTTGTACTCAGCTTGGGGATGATTCCGATTCATGTGCTCACCGGTACTCCAGGCGGTTCATCAAATTCTGTGGCAGGAAGCTTTGAGGATGATATCAATGCCATGCTTAAGCCGACTGGAATTCAAGCCAATGTTAAAAGTGCGGGAGATTTGTTTACATTGCACCAATGGATGAAGAATCAGCCAGTGGACTTATTGATTGGCAATACGTATGGAAAGTATATTGCCCGGGCAGAAGATGTTCCGTTCGTACGTGTGGGCTTTCCTATTTTAGATCGCAGCGTTCATTCCTATTTACCGATTGTTGGTTATCATGGTGCCATGAGGCTTGTTGAAATGATCAGTAATGCACTGCTTGACCGGCAGGACCGGGACGCAGCCGATGAAGACTTTGAATTAGTCATGTAA
- the nifD gene encoding nitrogenase molybdenum-iron protein alpha chain, which produces MEMTEKKLQTIFDQYPAKVQKSRKKHIIIKNSELESQEIEANTRTIPGIITNRGCAYAGCKGVVLGPIKDMVHIVHGPIGCGYYAWNTRRNKAKSDDPKHNFINYCISTDMQESDIVFGGEKKLAKVIDEVMEIFDPKCITLSATCPVGLIGDDMGAVAKAAEAKHGIQVLSFSCEGYKGVSQSAGHHIANNILMEKVIGTGDQETAPAKFPINLLGEYNIGGDGWEVERILKKIGYHIVSVMTGDGSYEALKNAHTAELNLVQCHRSINYIAEMLETKYGTPWLKVNFIGIQGTIDSLRNMALYFDDKELTLKTEVVIASELARIEPIFEQYKKICSGKTAFCFVGGSRGHHFQNLFAELGMETLLAGYEFAHRDDYEGRQVIPTIKPDADSKNIPHYVAEVDEKRFRLKVSPEKMLALKARIPLGQYNGIRYDMKDGSIIVDDMNHFETEEFIKLLKPDLFASGIKDKYVIQKMGINSKQIHSYDYSGPYAGFNGAVKFAEDISMGFASPTWNFITPPWKDQPLLEGTVNEEGVA; this is translated from the coding sequence ATGGAAATGACTGAAAAGAAACTTCAAACGATATTCGATCAATATCCAGCTAAGGTTCAAAAAAGTCGGAAGAAACATATCATTATTAAAAATTCTGAGTTAGAAAGCCAAGAAATTGAAGCCAACACTCGGACAATCCCTGGTATTATTACGAATCGTGGCTGTGCCTATGCTGGTTGTAAAGGCGTTGTTCTTGGTCCGATAAAAGATATGGTGCATATTGTTCACGGGCCAATCGGCTGTGGTTACTATGCATGGAATACACGTCGGAATAAGGCGAAATCTGACGATCCCAAACATAACTTTATCAATTATTGTATCTCTACTGATATGCAGGAAAGTGATATTGTATTTGGTGGCGAAAAGAAATTGGCTAAGGTCATTGATGAAGTCATGGAAATCTTTGACCCTAAATGTATTACTCTGTCAGCAACTTGTCCAGTGGGACTGATTGGTGATGATATGGGGGCAGTGGCTAAAGCAGCCGAGGCCAAGCATGGCATTCAGGTGTTATCGTTTAGCTGTGAAGGCTATAAAGGGGTCAGCCAGTCCGCAGGCCATCATATTGCCAATAATATATTAATGGAAAAGGTTATTGGTACTGGTGATCAAGAAACAGCCCCGGCAAAGTTCCCCATCAATCTTCTGGGCGAATACAACATTGGCGGTGACGGCTGGGAAGTTGAACGAATCCTTAAGAAAATTGGCTACCATATAGTTTCCGTTATGACTGGGGATGGCTCTTATGAAGCCCTCAAAAATGCTCATACTGCAGAACTTAACTTGGTTCAATGTCATAGATCCATCAACTACATTGCTGAGATGCTGGAAACTAAATATGGTACACCTTGGCTGAAAGTTAACTTTATCGGCATTCAAGGAACTATTGATTCTCTGCGCAATATGGCTCTCTATTTTGACGACAAAGAATTAACGTTAAAGACAGAGGTGGTCATCGCCAGTGAATTAGCACGAATTGAACCGATCTTTGAGCAATACAAAAAGATTTGTAGTGGAAAAACAGCATTTTGTTTTGTTGGCGGATCTCGTGGTCATCATTTTCAAAACTTATTTGCTGAACTCGGTATGGAAACATTATTAGCAGGGTATGAATTTGCTCATCGCGATGATTATGAAGGCCGTCAAGTCATTCCTACTATCAAACCTGATGCTGATAGTAAAAACATTCCCCACTATGTGGCTGAGGTGGATGAAAAGCGCTTTCGCTTAAAAGTTTCACCAGAAAAAATGCTAGCTCTTAAAGCTAGAATTCCATTAGGTCAGTACAATGGCATCCGCTATGATATGAAAGACGGCAGTATCATTGTCGATGATATGAATCATTTTGAAACAGAAGAATTCATAAAGCTCCTGAAACCTGATCTTTTTGCTTCAGGGATCAAAGATAAATATGTTATTCAAAAAATGGGCATTAACTCTAAACAAATACATTCTTATGATTATAGCGGTCCTTATGCAGGGTTTAATGGTGCAGTGAAATTTGCTGAAGATATCAGCATGGGCTTTGCCTCTCCAACTTGGAACTTCATTACTCCGCCCTGGAAAGATCAACCCCTATTAGAGGGAACAGTAAATGAGGAAGGAGTGGCATAA